One genomic window of Nicotiana sylvestris chromosome 10, ASM39365v2, whole genome shotgun sequence includes the following:
- the LOC138879554 gene encoding uncharacterized protein — MTNPQDNPGTPPQPTPSDSSTSPPPSTTPKPRLSRVKMLARKIVASGSLSRKLNEQLKASQTQDSNSNSDFDSYKSASEGEGPGSSDSDKAQESPSKERATRSKVKQRESDLQKALAESKKKRIAKGKGPSGGSYNSGGSDPPRPKTSSKKSSSMSAVAEPSLAKRTRSVVKSKQVRVSEKEEWSGEEESESDGEQDKLSKFGKRKILKGRLLKDLVEPGMMRLVDALTA; from the exons ATGACAAACCCACAAGACAACCCTGGAACTCCTCCACAGCCCACTCCCTCTGATTCATCTACCTCTCCTCCACCTAGCACGACTCCCAAACCCAGGCTGAGTAGGgtaaaaatgcttgctcgaaaaaTAGTAGCTTCTGGGTCTCTCTCAAGGAAATTGAATGAGCAATTAAAGGCAAGTCAGACTCAAGACTCTAATTCTAACTCTGATTTTGACTCATACAAATCTGCTAGTGAGGGGGAAGGacctgggtcttctgactctgatAAGGCTCAAGAAtccccttctaag GAAAGAGCCACAAGAAGTAAGGTGAAACAGCGTGAAAGTGATCTACAAAAGGCTCTGGCTgaaagtaagaagaaaaggattgctaaaggaaaGG gtccatcagGAGGAAGTTACAAtagtggaggttcagaccccccaaggcccaagacttcttccaagaagtcttcctctatGTCTGCGGTTGCTGAACCCTCAttggccaagaggacaaggtctgtAGTGAAAAGTAAACAAGTTAGAGTTTCTGAAAAGGAggaatggagtggtgaagaagaaagtgagtctgatggtgaacaagacaagctgTCCAAGTTTGGCAAGAGAAAAATTTTGAAGGGTAGATTGCTGAaagacctggtggaaccaggaatgatgAGGCTGGTGGATGCCTTAACTGCTTAg